From the Amycolatopsis thermoflava N1165 genome, one window contains:
- a CDS encoding MarR family winged helix-turn-helix transcriptional regulator, with protein MAEVRWLSEPEMSAWRAYIVATLRLRQRLHRELAAAHDVSLTDYEVLVCLEMAPERRMRMSELATRMGSTKSRLSHQIARMEAAGLARRAPDPEDKRGVVAELTPGGEALLKEAAPTHVEGVRAHLIDLLTPEEQSVLARVFSRVDEHLEGLGG; from the coding sequence ATGGCTGAAGTCCGCTGGCTGAGCGAGCCGGAGATGTCGGCGTGGCGCGCGTACATCGTCGCCACGCTGCGGCTCCGCCAGCGGCTGCACCGGGAGCTGGCCGCCGCGCACGACGTGTCCCTGACGGACTACGAGGTGCTGGTGTGCCTGGAGATGGCGCCGGAGCGGCGGATGCGGATGTCCGAGCTGGCGACCAGGATGGGGTCCACGAAGAGCCGGCTGTCGCACCAGATAGCCCGCATGGAGGCCGCGGGCCTGGCGCGCCGGGCGCCGGACCCGGAAGACAAGCGGGGCGTGGTGGCGGAACTGACCCCCGGCGGCGAGGCGCTGCTGAAGGAGGCGGCGCCCACGCACGTGGAGGGCGTGCGGGCCCACCTGATCGATTTGCTGACCCCGGAGGAGCAGTCGGTGCTCGCCAGGGTCTTCTCCCGGGTCGACGAACACCTCGAAGGCCTGGGCGGCTGA
- a CDS encoding neutral zinc metallopeptidase: protein MRFDEGAGLDTSEVDDLRGGGGGIGSRVALGGGGLGIVGVIIYFVLSQIGGVSPNGAGSLGELGAGQQVSNGSLAQECRTGADANSNHDCAIVAIVNSIQDYWSDQFARSGRTYRTAQTNFFSGGVRTGCGSATSDVGPFYCPADSEVYIDLSFYQELRTRFGAEGGTFAEAYVLAHEYGHHVQNLLGTSRRVGNESGPTSGSVRLELQADCYAGVWANHATTTPSSTGRPLISEVTQDDIDRALDTASRIGDDYIQSNLGGGQVDESQFTHGTSAQRERWFTTGFQTGDPARCDTFGTNNLG, encoded by the coding sequence GTGAGGTTTGACGAAGGCGCCGGGCTGGACACGTCCGAGGTCGACGACCTCCGCGGCGGCGGTGGGGGCATCGGGAGCCGGGTGGCGCTCGGCGGCGGCGGGCTCGGCATCGTCGGCGTGATCATCTACTTCGTGCTCTCCCAGATCGGCGGGGTCAGCCCGAACGGCGCGGGCAGCCTCGGCGAACTCGGCGCCGGTCAGCAGGTCAGCAACGGCTCCCTGGCGCAGGAGTGCCGCACCGGCGCGGACGCCAACTCCAACCACGACTGCGCGATCGTCGCCATCGTCAACTCCATCCAGGACTATTGGAGCGACCAGTTCGCCCGCTCCGGCCGCACCTACCGCACCGCGCAGACGAACTTCTTCAGCGGCGGCGTGCGCACCGGCTGCGGCAGCGCCACCTCCGACGTCGGCCCGTTCTACTGCCCCGCCGACTCCGAGGTCTACATCGACCTGTCCTTCTACCAGGAGCTGCGCACCCGCTTCGGTGCGGAGGGCGGCACGTTCGCCGAGGCCTACGTGCTCGCGCACGAGTACGGCCACCACGTGCAGAACCTGCTCGGCACGTCCCGGCGCGTCGGCAACGAGTCGGGGCCGACCTCGGGTTCCGTGCGGCTCGAACTGCAGGCCGACTGCTACGCCGGCGTGTGGGCCAACCACGCGACGACCACGCCGTCGTCGACCGGGCGGCCGCTGATCAGCGAGGTGACCCAGGACGACATCGACCGCGCGCTGGACACCGCGTCCCGCATCGGCGACGACTACATCCAGTCCAACCTCGGCGGCGGGCAGGTCGACGAGTCCCAGTTCACCCACGGCACGTCCGCCCAGCGGGAACGGTGGTTCACCACCGGGTTCCAGACCGGGGACCCCGCCCGGTGCGACACCTTCGGGACCAACAACCTGGGCTGA
- a CDS encoding M28 family metallopeptidase, with protein sequence MSLRPKRSFAALVLTAALATAVTPAAIAAPAQLPDQLVKKTDVGAINRHLIALQRIADRNDGNRAAGTDGHAASAEYIAGKLEAAGYSVTRQEFPFIFTETIEEKLTVGGADVPITVMTYTACTPEGGITAPLAVVPVDATPGCEVTDYTGVAGRIVLVSRGGCPFAQKQAAAADAGAVAAIIYNNEAGPLNGTLGDPAAARIPTGGISQADGQALSGQNGATVTLDLREFQEPRTSYNVIAETKTGRKDNVVMAGAHLDSVPEGPGINDNGTGSAALLEIALQLGGKPKVENAVRFAWWSAEEFGLVGSTHYVDSLSFEQQLDIALYLNFDMIGSPNAAYFAYDGDDSDGEGAGPGPYGSAQIEAELTGYLNARGVPTEGTDFDGRSDYGEFIAVGIPAGGLFTGAEDAKTPEQAAKWGGQAGVAFDPCYHQACDNLGNVDRVALDRNADAIAWTLGTFALSTESVNGVAPGKAAVKPHRAPAGEARALAAA encoded by the coding sequence ATGTCACTTCGGCCAAAGAGATCCTTTGCCGCCCTGGTGCTGACCGCCGCGCTCGCGACGGCCGTCACCCCGGCCGCGATCGCAGCCCCCGCCCAGTTACCCGACCAGCTCGTCAAGAAGACCGATGTGGGCGCCATCAACCGGCACCTGATCGCGTTGCAGCGCATCGCCGACCGCAACGACGGCAACCGTGCCGCCGGCACCGATGGGCACGCCGCCTCCGCCGAGTACATCGCGGGCAAGCTCGAAGCCGCCGGGTATTCGGTGACGCGGCAGGAGTTCCCGTTCATCTTCACCGAGACGATCGAGGAGAAGCTGACGGTCGGCGGCGCCGACGTGCCGATCACCGTCATGACGTACACGGCGTGCACCCCGGAGGGCGGGATCACCGCTCCGCTGGCCGTGGTGCCGGTCGACGCCACGCCCGGTTGCGAGGTCACGGACTACACCGGAGTGGCCGGCCGGATCGTCCTGGTGTCGCGCGGCGGGTGCCCGTTCGCGCAGAAGCAGGCGGCCGCCGCGGACGCGGGAGCGGTCGCGGCGATCATCTACAACAACGAGGCCGGCCCGCTCAACGGCACCCTGGGCGACCCGGCGGCCGCGCGGATCCCGACGGGCGGCATCTCGCAGGCCGACGGGCAAGCGCTTTCCGGCCAGAACGGCGCCACCGTCACGCTGGACCTGCGTGAGTTCCAGGAGCCGCGCACGTCCTACAACGTCATCGCCGAAACGAAGACCGGCCGCAAGGACAACGTCGTGATGGCCGGCGCGCACCTGGACAGCGTGCCGGAGGGCCCGGGCATCAACGACAACGGCACCGGTTCGGCGGCGCTGCTGGAGATCGCGTTGCAGCTCGGCGGAAAGCCGAAGGTGGAGAACGCGGTGCGGTTCGCGTGGTGGAGCGCCGAGGAGTTCGGCCTGGTCGGCTCCACGCACTACGTCGATTCGCTGAGTTTCGAGCAGCAGCTGGACATCGCGCTGTACCTGAACTTCGACATGATCGGCTCGCCGAACGCGGCGTACTTCGCTTACGACGGCGACGATTCCGACGGGGAGGGCGCGGGCCCCGGCCCGTACGGCTCGGCGCAGATCGAGGCCGAGCTGACCGGGTACCTGAACGCGCGTGGTGTGCCGACGGAGGGCACGGACTTCGACGGCCGCTCGGACTACGGCGAGTTCATCGCGGTGGGCATCCCCGCGGGCGGGCTGTTCACGGGCGCGGAGGACGCGAAAACCCCCGAGCAGGCCGCGAAGTGGGGCGGCCAGGCCGGCGTCGCGTTCGACCCCTGCTACCACCAGGCGTGCGACAACCTCGGCAACGTCGACCGGGTGGCGCTGGACCGCAACGCGGACGCGATCGCCTGGACGCTGGGCACGTTCGCGCTGAGCACGGAGTCGGTCAACGGGGTCGCGCCCGGTAAGGCGGCGGTGAAGCCGCACCGCGCTCCCGCCGGTGAGGCGAGGGCGCTGGCCGCGGCTTGA
- a CDS encoding NAD(P)H-quinone oxidoreductase, translated as MHAIKLREPGGPDNLEWVEVPDPRPGPGEVLLDVAASAVNRADLLQRQGNYPPPPGASDILGLECSGTVAELGEGVEGWQVGDEVCALLAGGGYAERVVVPAGQLLPVPGEVDLITSAGLPEVACTVWSNVVMHANLAEGEVLLVHGGAGGIGTHAIQVGKALGATVAVTAGSADRLDRCRQLGADIAINYKEQDFVEVLRDETGGADVILDNMGAKYLDRNVSALKTNGRLVIIGMQGGVKGELNIGKLMTKRASVAGTTLRARPVDDKARIVADVRERLWPLVAEGAVRPVIGQVVPMSEAGKAHQALEEGGVFGKVLLSVRG; from the coding sequence ATGCATGCGATCAAGCTCCGTGAACCCGGCGGCCCGGACAACCTGGAGTGGGTCGAGGTTCCCGACCCGCGGCCGGGCCCCGGCGAGGTCCTGCTCGACGTCGCGGCGAGCGCGGTGAACCGGGCCGATCTGCTGCAGCGCCAGGGCAACTACCCGCCGCCGCCCGGGGCGAGCGACATCCTCGGGCTCGAGTGCTCGGGCACGGTCGCCGAGCTCGGCGAGGGCGTCGAGGGCTGGCAGGTCGGCGACGAGGTGTGCGCGCTGCTGGCCGGCGGCGGTTACGCCGAACGCGTCGTCGTGCCGGCCGGTCAGCTGCTGCCGGTGCCCGGCGAGGTCGATCTCATCACCAGCGCCGGCCTGCCCGAGGTGGCCTGCACCGTGTGGTCGAACGTGGTGATGCACGCGAACCTGGCCGAGGGCGAGGTGCTGCTTGTGCACGGCGGCGCCGGCGGTATCGGCACGCACGCGATCCAGGTCGGCAAGGCGCTCGGCGCGACGGTCGCGGTCACCGCGGGCTCGGCCGACCGGCTGGACCGCTGCCGCCAGCTCGGCGCCGACATCGCGATCAACTACAAGGAGCAGGACTTCGTCGAGGTCCTCCGCGACGAGACCGGCGGCGCCGACGTCATCCTCGACAACATGGGCGCGAAGTACCTGGACCGCAACGTCAGCGCGCTGAAGACGAACGGCCGCCTGGTGATCATCGGGATGCAGGGCGGCGTCAAGGGCGAGCTGAACATCGGCAAGCTGATGACCAAGCGCGCCAGCGTCGCCGGGACCACCCTGCGGGCGCGGCCGGTCGACGACAAGGCCCGGATCGTCGCGGACGTGCGGGAACGGCTGTGGCCGCTGGTCGCGGAGGGCGCGGTCCGGCCGGTGATCGGTCAGGTCGTGCCGATGTCCGAGGCGGGCAAGGCGCACCAGGCCCTGGAGGAGGGCGGCGTGTTCGGCAAGGTGTTGCTCTCGGTCCGCGGCTAA
- a CDS encoding cysteine desulfurase-like protein, which translates to MAFDVARIRGLFPALGDGWIHFDGPAGMLVPEQVASAVSTAMRAPVSGPGGAFPASQRAESIVTAARRAVADLVGADPAGVVLGSSAAVLLRRLVDALSERWTLGDEVVVSRLDEQTNIAPWTHGAKRVGAVVRWAEIDIENCELPAWQYENLVNARTKAVAVTAASGAVGTRPDVPTIAEFAKRVGALVVVDATAAAPFLPLDMNALGADVLVVSAQAWGGPAVGALVFRDPDLLERLPSASLDPGARGPARLELGPHAYPLLAGLVASIDYLAGLDDAATGSRRERLVTSLGSAKSYHAGLLAQLSTELRALRHVMVIGDAMRRIPALAFTVTGKKAPEVADYLASQGLCAFADLGTSGVFAALGVGEVGGAVRIALAHYSNVFEVNQLVRVLEELR; encoded by the coding sequence ATGGCGTTCGACGTCGCTCGAATTCGTGGGTTGTTCCCCGCGCTGGGTGACGGCTGGATCCACTTCGACGGCCCTGCCGGAATGCTGGTACCCGAACAGGTGGCCTCGGCCGTGTCGACGGCGATGCGTGCCCCGGTCTCCGGCCCGGGCGGCGCGTTCCCGGCGTCCCAGCGCGCGGAGAGCATCGTGACCGCGGCCAGGCGGGCGGTGGCCGATCTCGTCGGTGCCGATCCGGCCGGTGTCGTGCTCGGTTCGAGCGCGGCGGTGCTGTTGCGCCGGCTCGTGGACGCCCTGTCCGAGCGCTGGACGCTGGGCGACGAGGTGGTGGTCTCGCGCCTGGACGAGCAGACCAACATCGCGCCGTGGACGCACGGCGCGAAACGCGTCGGCGCGGTCGTGCGCTGGGCCGAGATCGACATCGAGAACTGCGAGCTGCCGGCCTGGCAGTACGAGAACCTGGTCAACGCCCGCACGAAGGCGGTGGCCGTCACCGCCGCGTCGGGCGCGGTCGGCACCCGGCCCGACGTGCCCACGATCGCCGAGTTCGCCAAGCGCGTCGGCGCGCTGGTGGTCGTCGACGCCACCGCGGCGGCGCCGTTCCTGCCGCTCGACATGAACGCGCTCGGCGCGGACGTGCTCGTGGTGTCCGCGCAGGCCTGGGGCGGCCCGGCTGTCGGCGCCCTCGTCTTCCGCGACCCCGACCTGCTGGAACGGCTCCCGTCCGCGTCGCTCGACCCCGGCGCCCGCGGCCCCGCCCGGCTGGAGCTCGGCCCGCACGCGTACCCGCTGCTCGCCGGGCTCGTCGCGTCGATCGACTACCTCGCCGGCCTGGACGACGCGGCCACCGGCTCCCGCCGCGAGCGGCTGGTGACCTCCCTCGGCTCGGCGAAGTCGTACCACGCGGGGCTGCTCGCCCAGCTCAGCACCGAGCTGCGTGCGCTGCGGCACGTCATGGTCATCGGCGACGCGATGCGCCGCATCCCGGCGCTGGCGTTCACCGTCACGGGCAAGAAGGCGCCGGAGGTCGCGGACTACCTGGCCTCGCAGGGTCTGTGCGCGTTCGCCGACCTCGGCACCAGCGGCGTGTTCGCCGCGCTCGGCGTCGGAGAGGTGGGCGGCGCGGTGCGGATAGCGCTCGCCCACTACTCCAACGTCTTCGAGGTCAACCAGCTGGTACGGGTGCTGGAAGAACTGCGTTAG
- a CDS encoding bacterial proteasome activator family protein: MTEPKFSESPSPDEQPHRVVVVGPDGSPVGTARIPREDDEHQESVGDLVEEPAKVMRIGTMIKQLLEEVRAAPLDDASRDRLREIHQTSIKELEQALAPELQSELERLVKPFTDGTTPSDAELRIAQAQLVGWLEGLFHGIQTALFAQQMAARVQLEQMRRGLPAGRGGQEGQAPGISGTGQYL; this comes from the coding sequence ATGACGGAGCCGAAGTTTTCCGAGTCGCCCTCGCCCGACGAGCAGCCCCACCGCGTGGTCGTGGTGGGCCCGGACGGTTCGCCGGTGGGCACGGCCCGGATCCCGCGGGAGGACGACGAGCACCAGGAGTCGGTCGGTGACCTCGTCGAAGAGCCGGCGAAGGTCATGCGGATCGGCACCATGATCAAGCAGCTGCTGGAGGAGGTGCGGGCCGCGCCGCTGGACGACGCGAGCCGCGACCGGCTGCGTGAGATCCACCAGACCTCGATCAAGGAGCTGGAGCAGGCGCTCGCGCCGGAGCTGCAGAGCGAGCTGGAGCGGCTGGTGAAGCCGTTCACTGACGGCACCACGCCGTCCGACGCCGAGCTGCGGATCGCGCAGGCCCAGCTGGTCGGGTGGCTGGAGGGCCTGTTCCACGGCATCCAGACGGCGCTGTTCGCGCAGCAGATGGCGGCGCGGGTGCAGCTGGAGCAGATGCGCCGCGGGCTGCCTGCCGGGCGCGGCGGCCAGGAGGGCCAGGCGCCGGGGATCAGCGGGACCGGTCAGTACCTGTAG